From Salvia splendens isolate huo1 chromosome 3, SspV2, whole genome shotgun sequence, a single genomic window includes:
- the LOC121793704 gene encoding D-galacturonate reductase-like, producing the protein MHQSLPSLSIIYINVHNHCTKQANQLKKYKKKMAVIPKLKLGGMEKAMPVIGMGTASFPMADLETTKAAVLEAIKAGYRHFDTAFAYGSETALGEAVAEALRLGLIDSRSDLFITTKLWASFTDPSQIVPACKMSLQNLKVEYVDMYLIHWPVRLTEMVRKTPVPVEIVKPLDIKGAWKGMEECVNLGLTKAIGVSNFSIKTLDHLLSTAKIPPTLNQVEMNPYWQQKKLREFCKERGVHVTAYSPLGANNTKWGDDRILGNEVLADIAKAMGKTTAQVALRWVYEQGVSIASKSFNKERMTQNLQIFDWCLSDQDLENISQLPQAKGVTLASILGPHPLVLEIDADL; encoded by the exons ATGCATCAAAGTCTTCCTTCTCTCTCAATAATCTATATAAATGTACATAACCATTGCACTAAACAAgcaaatcaattaaaaaaatataaaaaaaaaatggcaGTGATCCCAAAGTTGAAGCTCGGCGGCATGGAGAAGGCGATGCCGGTGATTGGGATGGGAACGGCGTCGTTTCCTATGGCAGACCTGGAGACGACGAAAGCGGCTGTGCTGGAGGCGATCAAGGCCGGGTACCGCCACTTCGACACAGCCTTCGCCTACGGCTCCGAGACGGCCCTGGGCGAGGCCGTGGCGGAGGCCCTGCGACTCGGCCTCATTGACTCACGCAGCGACCTCTTCATCACCACCAAGCTGTGGGCCAGCTTCACCGATCCCAGCCAGATCGTGCCCGCTTGCAAAATGAGCCTCCA AAATCTGAAAGTGGAGTATGTGGATATGTACCTGATCCATTGGCCGGTGAGGCTGACGGAAATGGTGAGAAAAACTCCGGTTCCAGTTGAAATCGTGAAGCCTTTGGATATCAAGGGTGCGTGGAAAGGGATGGAGGAGTGCGTGAATTTAGGGCTCACAAAAGCCATAGGTGTTAGTAATTTCTCTATCAAAACCCTTGATCACCTCCTCTCCACTGCCAAAATCCCACCAACACTCAATCAG GTGGAGATGAATCCATATTGGCAACAGAAGAAACTGAGGGAATTCTGCAAGGAAAGGGGAGTTCACGTGACGGCCTACTCTCCGCTGGGAGCAAACAACACGAAATGGGGAGACGACAGAATACTGGGAAACGAAGTTCTAGCGGATATCGCGAAAGCCATGGGAAAAACCACAGCTCAGGTGGCATTGAGGTGGGTATACGAGCAAGGAGTGAGCATAGCAAGCAAGAGCTTCAACAAAGAGAGGATGACACAAAATCTCCAAATATTTGATTGGTGTTTGAGTGATCAAGACTTGGAAAATATCAGCCAACTTCCACAAGCCAAAGGGGTCACTTTGGCTTCCATTTTGGGACCCCATCCTCTTGTTTTGGAGATAGATGCAGACCTTTAA